A genome region from Arachis duranensis cultivar V14167 chromosome 6, aradu.V14167.gnm2.J7QH, whole genome shotgun sequence includes the following:
- the LOC107493318 gene encoding uncharacterized protein LOC107493318: MENWRRSTTRSRQGRVPDWCGCGCRPVLRWSGTESHPNKPFFGCPNYNTSGKTWCGLFVWADSVQEELSEGAVAGDDDGDRKMNFAWRMGKMEADIRNLKFITHVLGFGFLVIVVFVGLVLLKG; this comes from the exons ATGGAGAACTGGAGAAGAAGCACGACGCGAAGCAGGCAGGGACGGGTTCCGGACTGGTGCGGCTGTGGTTGTCGCCCGGTGCTAAGGTGGTCTGGGACGGAGTCGCATCCTAACAAGCCCTTCTTTGGTTGCCCCAACTATAAT ACAAGTGGGAAAACATGGTGTGGGTTATTCGTCTGGGCTGATTCTGTGCAAGAGGAGTTGTCTGAAGGAGCTGTTGCAGGAGATGATGATGGTGACAGGAAGATGAACTTTGCATGGCGGATGGGCAAGATGGAGGCAGACATTAGGAATCTGAAATTCATAACTCATGTTCTTGGATTTGGGTTCTTAGTAATTGTTGTTTTTGTAGGATTGGTGCTATTAAAGGGTTGA